From Thermodesulfobacteriota bacterium, a single genomic window includes:
- a CDS encoding undecaprenyl-diphosphate phosphatase: protein MDIIIALVLGLVEGLTEFLPVSSTGHLILAGHFFGFTGPKAATFEIVIQLGAILSVVVLYRQRFAGLIPARSGPRPPFSGWRGLWLLFLTSLPPALLGLLIHDVIKERLFNPMTVAWALAVGGLAMILAEGRKSAARITEMDRITPKMALGIGLFQCLSLWPGFSRSAATIMGGMILGTDRKVAAEYSFVAAVPIMIAATGYDFYKCLDLLDTADLPFFAAGFGVSFVSALLAVEIFIRLVGRMSLRPFAYYRLVLAPLVLLFWA from the coding sequence ATGGATATCATCATCGCGCTGGTTCTCGGCCTGGTTGAAGGGCTGACGGAGTTTCTGCCGGTCTCTTCGACCGGGCACCTCATTCTGGCCGGTCATTTCTTCGGGTTTACCGGCCCCAAGGCCGCCACCTTTGAAATCGTTATTCAACTGGGAGCGATTCTTTCGGTTGTCGTCCTTTATCGGCAACGGTTTGCCGGGCTGATCCCGGCGCGGTCCGGACCCCGTCCCCCGTTTTCCGGGTGGCGGGGTCTGTGGCTCCTGTTTCTGACCAGTCTGCCCCCGGCCCTGCTCGGCCTGCTGATTCACGATGTCATCAAAGAACGGCTCTTCAACCCCATGACCGTGGCCTGGGCCCTGGCCGTGGGCGGCCTGGCCATGATCCTGGCGGAGGGCCGGAAATCAGCGGCCCGAATCACGGAGATGGATCGGATCACGCCGAAAATGGCCCTCGGCATCGGCCTGTTCCAGTGCCTGTCCCTGTGGCCCGGGTTTTCCCGTTCGGCCGCCACCATCATGGGGGGAATGATCCTGGGAACCGACCGCAAAGTCGCGGCCGAATATTCCTTTGTGGCGGCGGTACCCATCATGATCGCGGCTACGGGCTATGACTTTTACAAATGCCTGGACCTGCTGGACACGGCCGATCTGCCGTTTTTTGCCGCGGGGTTCGGGGTATCCTTTGTCTCCGCGCTTCTGGCCGTCGAAATCTTTATCCGTCTGGTCGGCCGGATGAGCCTGCGTCCCTTTGCTTACTACCGCCTGGTTCTCGCGCCCCTGGTGCTTCTGTTCTGGGCATAA
- a CDS encoding nucleoside deaminase has product MDGNGFMRRAIELARNGMTAGAGGPFGAVVVRDGRVVGEGWNRVIADGDPTAHGEIVAIRDAARRLGTYCLEGCQLYTTGQPCPMCLGAVYWARIDRVYYGFSITEAAAIGFDDAAFYREFSLPPDQRKVPCLAMPVEEIQALMAEFAGMPDRARY; this is encoded by the coding sequence ATGGACGGCAACGGCTTCATGCGGCGGGCCATTGAACTGGCCCGGAACGGAATGACCGCCGGAGCGGGCGGGCCCTTTGGCGCGGTGGTGGTGCGCGACGGCCGCGTCGTGGGCGAAGGCTGGAACCGCGTGATTGCCGACGGCGACCCCACGGCCCACGGGGAAATCGTGGCCATCCGCGACGCGGCCCGGCGCCTTGGCACCTATTGCCTGGAAGGATGCCAACTTTATACCACCGGCCAACCCTGCCCCATGTGCCTGGGAGCGGTCTACTGGGCCCGCATCGACCGGGTCTATTACGGGTTCTCCATTACCGAGGCCGCGGCCATCGGTTTTGATGACGCCGCCTTTTACCGGGAGTTCAGCCTGCCGCCGGATCAGCGGAAGGTCCCCTGCCTTGCCATGCCGGTTGAGGAAATACAGGCTTTGATGGCCGAGTTCGCCGGTATGCCCGACCGGGCCCGGTATTAA
- a CDS encoding glutamine--tRNA ligase/YqeY domain fusion protein has translation MDQQQTDFIRKIINADLTEGKYPGGLITRFPPEPNGYLHIGHAKSICLNFGIAAQYDHSVCNLRFDDTNPGREEVEYVDSIHEDVKWLGFDPGERIYYASDYFEQLYQFAVRLITEGKAYVCGLSPEQIRETRGTLTEPGRESPFRDRPTSESLDLFARMRAGEFPEGQYVLRAKIDMASPNLCLRDPAIYRIRKAHHHRTGDKWCIYPMYDFAHPLSDALEHITHSLCTLEFANNRPLYDWFVNQLTDEPRPRQIEFARLNLSYTVLSKRKLNLLVAEKRVSGWDDPRMPTLAGLRRRGVPALALREFCEKIGIAKKDSLVDLALLEFTIRDILNREAPRRMAVLRPLKVVIENYPDHQSEEMEAVNNPEDPGAGSRRIRFSKTLFIERDDFMENPPKKFYRLSPGKEVRLRYAYFIKCESVVKDPASGEITELRCTYDPATRGGDAPDGRKVKATLHWVAADQAVSAEVRLYDRLFTCDNPAAETDGRAFTDHLNPASLEALYPCYLEPALAEAQAGENFQFERMGYFCLDSKDTAPDRPVFNRTVTLRDTWAKIQGTAGGTQS, from the coding sequence ATGGACCAGCAGCAGACGGACTTTATCAGAAAAATTATTAATGCCGACCTGACCGAAGGAAAATATCCCGGGGGTTTGATCACCCGCTTTCCTCCCGAACCCAACGGCTATCTTCATATCGGTCATGCCAAATCCATCTGCCTGAATTTCGGCATTGCCGCGCAATACGACCACAGCGTCTGCAACCTGCGCTTTGACGACACCAACCCCGGCAGGGAAGAGGTTGAGTATGTCGATTCCATTCACGAAGACGTCAAGTGGCTGGGGTTTGATCCCGGCGAGCGGATCTACTACGCCTCCGATTATTTTGAACAACTCTATCAATTCGCCGTCCGCCTCATCACCGAAGGCAAGGCCTATGTCTGCGGGCTTTCCCCGGAGCAGATCCGCGAAACCCGGGGGACCCTGACCGAACCGGGACGGGAAAGCCCTTTTCGCGACCGTCCGACGTCAGAAAGCCTGGATTTGTTCGCGCGCATGCGGGCGGGTGAATTTCCCGAAGGCCAGTACGTCCTGCGGGCGAAAATCGACATGGCCTCGCCCAACCTCTGCCTGCGCGATCCGGCTATTTACCGGATCCGGAAGGCCCATCACCACCGCACCGGCGACAAATGGTGCATCTATCCCATGTACGATTTTGCCCATCCCCTGTCCGACGCCCTGGAGCATATCACCCACTCCCTGTGTACCCTGGAATTCGCCAACAACCGGCCCCTATACGACTGGTTCGTCAACCAGCTGACGGACGAGCCCCGTCCCAGGCAGATTGAATTCGCCCGCCTGAACTTAAGCTACACGGTTTTAAGCAAGCGCAAGCTCAACCTGCTGGTGGCGGAAAAGCGGGTATCCGGCTGGGATGATCCGCGCATGCCGACCCTGGCGGGACTGCGGCGCCGGGGGGTTCCGGCTCTGGCCTTGAGGGAGTTCTGCGAAAAAATCGGCATCGCCAAAAAAGACAGCCTGGTGGACCTGGCCCTGCTGGAATTCACCATCCGCGATATTCTCAACCGGGAAGCGCCCCGCCGCATGGCTGTCCTGCGCCCGCTCAAGGTGGTTATTGAGAACTACCCCGACCACCAAAGCGAGGAAATGGAGGCCGTCAACAACCCGGAAGATCCGGGGGCCGGCAGCCGCCGGATACGGTTTTCGAAAACGCTTTTCATCGAGCGGGACGATTTCATGGAAAACCCGCCAAAAAAATTTTACCGGCTCTCGCCCGGCAAGGAGGTCCGCCTGCGGTACGCCTATTTCATCAAATGCGAATCCGTGGTCAAAGATCCGGCCAGCGGCGAAATAACGGAGCTGCGCTGCACCTATGATCCGGCCACCCGGGGCGGCGACGCGCCTGACGGCCGCAAGGTCAAGGCCACTTTGCACTGGGTCGCGGCCGACCAGGCGGTTTCAGCGGAAGTGCGGCTTTACGACCGGCTGTTTACCTGCGACAACCCGGCCGCCGAAACAGACGGCAGGGCATTCACCGATCATCTCAACCCGGCCAGCCTGGAAGCCCTTTACCCCTGCTATCTTGAGCCGGCCCTGGCGGAGGCGCAAGCCGGGGAAAACTTCCAGTTTGAACGGATGGGCTATTTCTGCCTGGACTCAAAAGACACTGCCCCGGACCGGCCGGTATTCAACCGCACGGTCACCCTGCGGGACACCTGGGCCAAAATTCAGGGGACCGCAGGCGGAACGCAATCGTGA
- the larE gene encoding ATP-dependent sacrificial sulfur transferase LarE → MTALKNDGIRRRDTRKMRTREKKAKLTDILSAYDRLAVAFSGGVDSAFLLAAAHAILGDRVAALTSVGLPHPRRGAREAARLAESIGVVHREVPTDRLNRDAFAENTRDRCYQCKKIMWAEIAAAAAELNLFSLADGVCVDDLNEFRPGLAAGREMGVVSPLADAGLTKQDIRELAKEAGLDNWDRPAEPCLATRVPYGTRLTPERLIMIEQAEDCLIGLGFSPCRVRVHAGMARIEVPEEKIAALSDRAFRQVITTEFKKIGFTHVTADLYGYISGGMDLV, encoded by the coding sequence TTGACAGCATTAAAAAATGACGGCATCAGGCGGCGCGATACCCGAAAAATGAGAACCAGAGAGAAAAAAGCCAAACTTACAGACATCCTGAGTGCTTACGATCGCCTGGCCGTGGCTTTTTCCGGCGGCGTGGACAGCGCCTTTCTGCTGGCAGCGGCCCATGCCATCCTGGGTGACCGGGTCGCGGCCTTAACATCCGTTGGTCTGCCCCACCCCCGGCGCGGCGCGAGGGAAGCCGCCCGTCTGGCGGAAAGTATCGGCGTTGTTCACCGGGAAGTGCCCACCGACCGGCTAAACCGGGACGCCTTTGCCGAAAACACCAGAGACCGCTGCTATCAATGCAAAAAAATCATGTGGGCCGAAATCGCGGCAGCCGCCGCCGAGTTGAATCTTTTCAGCCTGGCCGACGGCGTCTGCGTCGATGACCTTAACGAATTCCGGCCGGGGCTGGCGGCCGGCCGGGAAATGGGCGTAGTCTCCCCCCTGGCGGACGCCGGGCTGACCAAGCAGGACATCCGGGAACTGGCTAAAGAGGCGGGGCTTGACAACTGGGACAGGCCGGCAGAACCCTGTCTGGCCACGCGGGTTCCCTACGGCACCCGGCTGACACCGGAGCGGCTGATCATGATCGAACAGGCCGAGGATTGCCTCATCGGGCTCGGGTTTTCACCCTGCCGGGTCAGAGTCCATGCCGGCATGGCCAGAATCGAAGTGCCGGAGGAAAAAATAGCGGCCCTGTCCGACAGGGCGTTTCGCCAAGTCATAACCACCGAGTTTAAAAAAATCGGTTTCACCCATGTGACCGCGGACCTTTACGGCTATATAAGCGGCGGCATGGACCTTGTTTGA
- a CDS encoding GTPase domain-containing protein, giving the protein MANYNLQTKEIECKIVYYGPGRGGKTTNLEQIYKTQKKHVTGEMTSIDTEGDRTLFFDFLPMDLGQIKGCNVRVQLFTVPGQVKYHKTRKIVLKGVDGIVFVADSMEIRRAKNMESLKDLQGNLKDYGLSIFKIPLVLQFNKRDLEAEGIPIMSVEQMEKDLNRQLKAPTFTASAFKGIGVTKSLQQCLAMTLAALKRASQW; this is encoded by the coding sequence ATGGCAAATTATAATCTTCAGACCAAAGAGATCGAATGCAAGATCGTTTACTACGGTCCCGGCCGCGGGGGCAAAACCACCAACCTGGAGCAGATATACAAGACACAGAAAAAGCATGTTACCGGTGAGATGACCTCCATCGATACTGAAGGAGACCGGACCCTGTTTTTTGATTTTCTCCCCATGGACCTGGGCCAGATAAAGGGCTGCAATGTCCGGGTGCAGCTGTTCACCGTGCCCGGCCAGGTGAAATACCACAAGACCCGGAAGATCGTTCTAAAAGGGGTGGACGGCATCGTGTTCGTGGCCGATTCCATGGAGATCCGGCGGGCCAAGAACATGGAGTCCCTTAAGGACCTCCAGGGTAATCTGAAGGATTATGGCTTGAGTATCTTCAAAATCCCCCTGGTGCTGCAGTTCAATAAGCGTGACCTTGAGGCCGAGGGGATTCCGATCATGTCGGTGGAGCAGATGGAGAAGGACTTGAACCGCCAGTTGAAGGCCCCGACCTTCACCGCCAGCGCCTTCAAGGGGATCGGCGTGACCAAGTCATTGCAGCAGTGCCTGGCGATGACGCTGGCTGCCCTCAAGCGCGCCAGCCAATGGTAA
- a CDS encoding sigma 54-interacting transcriptional regulator, with protein MDLSRYWKPVFDTLNDGLMVVDAKGVIIAVNPAAEKITGYAGDELVGKSCRVLNCTGCHIQDDNPNTWCRLFDRGSSKDKKCNIINKDNRIVHIRKSATVLKDKSGQVIGAVEVLTDITESVRQQQKIEVMRNSMGLEDGYHDLLGVSEAMRRMFALIENVAQSDAPVMIQGQSGTGKELVAMAIHEVSPRREKSFIKVNCAALNENLLESELFGHVKGAFTGAERMRIGRFEAAHEGTLFLDEIGDIPPQTQVKLLRVLESGIIERVGDHRPIPVDVRIVTATNKDLDTLIVTDRFREDLFFRINVFPIHCPSLSERMEDIPLLVENFIAHGLRKSRKKITGISSEALDRLMHYPWPGNVRELRNVIEYAMVLCHEGDIGIDHLPSKIIDSENGEKDHASRTWKSHSPDRTALIQALARCNGNQSEAARLMGVSRVTIWKWIRKYGIDPDAIRKK; from the coding sequence ATGGATCTCTCCAGATACTGGAAACCCGTTTTCGATACGTTAAATGACGGTCTCATGGTCGTTGATGCCAAGGGCGTGATCATCGCCGTGAACCCGGCCGCGGAAAAAATCACCGGTTATGCCGGCGATGAACTGGTGGGAAAATCCTGCCGGGTCTTAAATTGCACCGGCTGCCATATCCAGGATGACAATCCGAACACCTGGTGCCGTCTGTTTGACCGGGGAAGCTCAAAAGACAAAAAATGCAACATCATCAACAAAGACAATCGGATCGTCCACATCCGCAAAAGCGCCACCGTTCTCAAAGACAAGTCCGGTCAGGTCATCGGCGCGGTGGAGGTTCTGACGGACATCACCGAATCCGTCCGGCAGCAGCAGAAGATAGAGGTCATGCGCAATTCCATGGGCCTGGAGGACGGTTATCATGATCTGCTGGGGGTATCCGAGGCCATGCGCCGGATGTTCGCGCTTATCGAAAACGTGGCCCAGTCGGACGCGCCGGTGATGATCCAGGGGCAGAGCGGGACCGGCAAGGAGCTGGTCGCCATGGCGATTCATGAAGTCAGCCCCAGGCGGGAAAAATCCTTTATCAAGGTCAACTGCGCCGCCTTAAACGAAAACCTTCTGGAAAGCGAGCTGTTCGGACACGTAAAGGGCGCCTTTACCGGCGCCGAGCGGATGCGCATCGGTCGTTTTGAAGCGGCCCACGAAGGTACACTTTTTCTGGATGAGATCGGCGACATTCCCCCGCAGACCCAGGTCAAGCTGCTGCGGGTACTGGAATCCGGGATTATCGAACGGGTGGGTGACCACCGGCCGATTCCGGTGGACGTGCGCATCGTCACGGCCACCAACAAGGACCTGGACACGCTCATCGTCACAGACCGGTTCAGGGAAGATCTCTTTTTCCGGATTAATGTGTTTCCGATCCATTGCCCGTCACTTTCCGAACGAATGGAAGACATCCCCCTGCTGGTGGAAAACTTCATTGCTCATGGCCTGCGCAAAAGCCGCAAAAAAATCACCGGCATTTCATCCGAAGCCCTTGACCGGCTGATGCATTACCCCTGGCCGGGCAATGTCCGGGAACTCCGGAACGTCATCGAATACGCCATGGTGCTGTGCCATGAAGGCGACATCGGAATCGATCACCTGCCATCGAAAATCATCGACAGTGAAAACGGGGAAAAGGATCATGCGTCGCGAACATGGAAGAGTCACTCTCCCGACCGGACGGCCCTGATTCAGGCGCTGGCCCGCTGCAACGGGAACCAGAGCGAGGCCGCGCGGCTGATGGGAGTAAGCCGGGTCACCATCTGGAAATGGATCCGAAAGTACGGGATTGATCCGGATGCGATTCGGAAGAAATAA
- a CDS encoding DUF3373 family protein produces MSRINRTKASSLGMIIVSLFLILMASPGLATGEADEIQSLKEKIKELDDRLNKAELHTATDKISFGVELRSKVDSLHYDDISAAPSWLTGAFMGPFNEANYNVMMGAFGTGDFTSFRDLMVSQGMVPDGTPVDMFQSMISDMMGSPEGVQMLLPVIGGFSGVTQAQAQALMGMMAAAQIPVEKYDADNDTVYTNKFRLEMAAKVNQKLSFGGRMAMYKVFGDSSGYRFMTGSPSDVYLDGNTSSLPHGDDIHLERAFFNYKFDAGSIPANVSLGRRPATDGSPLEYGNYGLVGGSPMAPIINWQFDGASMNFGLEEITGIPGFDFKLCYGVGYESDWGNSYSLNGTSYVDDATFGGFIATLYNNDLTSVEVNYAHAWNITDGFTGLVIMPFIPSKNSDGTYAFTPNTGGYVSRMEASTNIGDFDLATVVYKTNFSEKLADIDFFFAPSWSRTNPDGISRNPFYELMGQGLVSTADANGDLDGEDGYSIYTGVVLPMPLAARLGLEFNYGSKYWLNMTGAEDSLVASKMAARGKVYEAYYIQPIVKKNFFVKLGTQYYDYDYTGSGNPLGEPVKIDDLTAFDAMFPVIDKVWNLYASTTLRF; encoded by the coding sequence ATGAGTCGCATCAACCGCACTAAAGCATCGTCCCTGGGGATGATCATTGTTTCATTGTTCCTTATTTTAATGGCATCGCCCGGGCTGGCCACCGGGGAGGCTGATGAAATCCAGTCTCTGAAGGAGAAAATAAAGGAGCTGGATGACCGCCTGAACAAAGCGGAGCTGCATACCGCCACCGACAAGATCTCCTTCGGCGTCGAACTCCGCTCAAAGGTGGACTCGCTGCATTACGACGACATCAGCGCCGCCCCTTCCTGGCTGACCGGCGCTTTCATGGGTCCATTCAACGAAGCCAATTATAACGTCATGATGGGTGCTTTCGGTACCGGCGATTTCACCTCTTTCCGGGATCTGATGGTATCCCAGGGCATGGTCCCCGACGGCACGCCGGTTGACATGTTCCAGTCCATGATTTCGGATATGATGGGTTCGCCGGAAGGCGTTCAAATGCTTCTCCCGGTTATCGGCGGCTTCAGCGGCGTCACCCAGGCCCAGGCCCAGGCCCTGATGGGCATGATGGCGGCGGCCCAAATCCCCGTGGAAAAATACGATGCCGACAACGATACGGTATATACCAACAAGTTTCGCCTGGAAATGGCGGCCAAGGTCAACCAGAAGCTGTCCTTCGGCGGCCGGATGGCCATGTACAAGGTATTCGGTGACAGCTCGGGATACCGGTTCATGACTGGCAGCCCCAGCGATGTCTACCTGGACGGAAACACCAGCAGCCTGCCCCACGGTGACGACATCCATCTGGAACGGGCTTTCTTTAACTATAAGTTCGATGCCGGCTCAATCCCGGCCAACGTTTCCCTGGGACGCCGGCCGGCCACGGACGGTTCCCCGCTGGAATACGGCAATTACGGCCTGGTCGGCGGATCGCCCATGGCGCCCATCATCAACTGGCAGTTTGACGGCGCGTCCATGAATTTCGGTCTGGAGGAGATCACCGGCATACCCGGATTTGATTTCAAACTCTGCTACGGCGTCGGATATGAAAGCGACTGGGGCAACAGCTATTCCCTGAACGGAACCTCCTACGTCGATGACGCGACGTTCGGCGGCTTTATCGCCACTCTCTATAACAACGATCTGACCAGCGTGGAAGTCAACTACGCCCATGCCTGGAATATAACCGATGGGTTCACCGGCCTGGTCATCATGCCTTTTATTCCCTCTAAAAACAGCGACGGGACTTACGCTTTCACGCCGAACACCGGCGGCTACGTCAGCCGCATGGAAGCCTCCACCAATATCGGCGATTTTGATCTGGCGACGGTGGTGTATAAGACAAACTTCTCGGAAAAGCTGGCTGATATCGATTTCTTCTTCGCTCCTTCCTGGAGCCGGACCAATCCGGACGGGATTTCCCGGAATCCCTTCTATGAACTCATGGGACAGGGCCTGGTCAGTACGGCCGACGCTAACGGAGACCTGGACGGAGAAGACGGATACAGCATCTATACCGGCGTGGTACTGCCCATGCCGCTGGCGGCCCGCCTGGGCCTGGAGTTCAACTATGGCTCCAAATACTGGCTCAACATGACCGGAGCGGAAGACTCGCTCGTCGCCAGCAAAATGGCGGCCCGGGGCAAAGTGTATGAGGCCTATTACATTCAGCCCATCGTCAAGAAGAACTTTTTTGTCAAGCTCGGCACCCAATACTATGACTACGACTACACGGGCAGCGGCAACCCTTTGGGTGAGCCGGTGAAGATCGATGACCTGACCGCTTTTGACGCCATGTTTCCGGTCATCGATAAGGTCTGGAACCTTTACGCGTCCACTACCCTGAGATTTTAG
- a CDS encoding sulfurtransferase TusA family protein, translated as MNFDLEHIIPEKVMDIRGLESPLTRSKARKALNTLGPGKILEIWCTDRDFVKEMEKSEDLEGNQYIGCRHDPEGYVRLYLVRK; from the coding sequence ATGAATTTTGATCTGGAACATATCATACCGGAAAAAGTGATGGATATACGGGGCCTGGAAAGCCCGCTGACGCGGTCAAAAGCCCGCAAGGCGCTGAACACCCTCGGTCCGGGCAAGATACTGGAGATATGGTGCACGGACCGGGATTTTGTGAAAGAAATGGAAAAATCGGAAGATCTGGAAGGAAATCAATACATCGGGTGCAGGCATGATCCGGAAGGATACGTCCGTCTGTATCTGGTCAGAAAATAA
- a CDS encoding cytochrome c — MYGKMMAIMISVVISGVFISSAFAELAGNERKGKYIYRKIYETCHARGEVNADTPPISPDAKTQEQWERIYSQKDFSAMGCKEEWSKLSEEDLLNIFTYLQAHAADSPSPAKCQ, encoded by the coding sequence ATGTACGGAAAAATGATGGCCATCATGATCAGTGTTGTGATTTCGGGAGTATTTATCTCTTCGGCCTTCGCCGAACTCGCCGGGAACGAGCGCAAAGGGAAATACATTTACCGGAAAATCTATGAGACCTGCCATGCCCGGGGCGAAGTGAATGCGGACACGCCGCCAATCAGCCCGGATGCAAAAACCCAGGAGCAGTGGGAAAGAATTTATAGCCAGAAGGATTTCTCGGCGATGGGCTGCAAGGAGGAATGGTCCAAACTAAGCGAGGAAGACCTGTTGAATATCTTTACGTACCTGCAGGCCCATGCCGCGGATTCGCCTTCACCGGCCAAATGTCAATAA
- a CDS encoding tetrathionate reductase family octaheme c-type cytochrome → MKAHNAYFGTFRPGPSLLLLFFLLTVPAFQAPAATEGAPPGNQPARQKVDQAGAWITADHSRYEILRQTFTTGADISRACLSCHNEADAQFKETIHWTWKTDPDETGKVMGKAGDSVNNFCISANRMQDRQCLSCHPGWNKEATDINCLVCHSGKTIKWEEAFEDYNAFVREGDAESLDMADEIQSDIRSAVTRIVLPGRSNCGSCHFFGGGGDGVKHGDLDSSLTTPDKALDVHMAADGQDFTCTRCHTTVQHHIAGRVYTRPAADSRQSLIENDLVSKITCESCHSSTPHAAGSKINDHTDKVACQSCHIPEFARVNPTKMWWDWSKAGRKEDGKECTIKDEFGKDSYLTKKGEMRWAKNVRPEYFWYNGSIQTMTVRDTIDPASIVPVSRQLGDRNDPRARIYPFKVHRGKQPYDTADNRLLAPLLSGEEGYWTTYDWDDAFKKGMNAFDLPYSGKFDFVETTYVFPITHMVAPEEKAVACRECHVHESGRLAALTGFYMPGRDQVRLVNLFGWLAVVGSLAGVGLHGLGRFVASRRKEGKKS, encoded by the coding sequence ATGAAAGCTCATAACGCGTACTTCGGGACATTCCGGCCGGGTCCGTCACTCCTGCTCCTCTTTTTCCTGCTCACGGTCCCGGCCTTCCAGGCGCCGGCGGCAACGGAAGGGGCGCCTCCCGGCAATCAACCGGCCCGCCAGAAAGTTGACCAGGCCGGGGCCTGGATTACCGCCGATCATTCCCGTTATGAAATTCTCCGCCAGACGTTTACAACCGGAGCGGATATTTCCAGGGCATGTCTTTCCTGCCACAACGAGGCGGATGCCCAGTTTAAGGAGACCATTCACTGGACCTGGAAAACGGATCCTGACGAAACGGGAAAGGTCATGGGCAAGGCCGGCGATTCGGTGAACAACTTTTGCATATCGGCCAACCGGATGCAGGACCGGCAGTGCCTCTCCTGTCATCCCGGATGGAACAAGGAAGCGACCGACATCAATTGTTTGGTTTGCCATAGCGGCAAGACAATCAAGTGGGAGGAGGCCTTCGAAGATTATAACGCGTTTGTGCGGGAGGGAGACGCGGAATCCCTGGATATGGCCGATGAGATTCAGTCCGATATCCGTTCCGCCGTCACCCGGATCGTCCTGCCCGGGCGAAGTAACTGCGGTTCCTGCCATTTCTTTGGCGGCGGCGGTGACGGCGTCAAGCATGGAGACCTGGATTCATCGCTGACGACACCGGACAAGGCCCTGGATGTTCACATGGCGGCGGACGGGCAGGATTTTACCTGCACCCGCTGCCATACCACCGTGCAGCATCATATCGCCGGCCGGGTATACACCCGGCCGGCGGCGGACAGCCGGCAGAGCCTGATTGAAAACGACCTGGTCTCCAAGATCACCTGTGAATCCTGCCACAGCAGTACGCCTCATGCCGCCGGATCGAAAATAAACGATCACACCGACAAGGTGGCCTGCCAGAGCTGCCACATCCCGGAATTCGCCCGGGTCAATCCCACCAAAATGTGGTGGGACTGGTCCAAGGCCGGAAGGAAAGAGGACGGCAAGGAATGCACGATCAAGGACGAGTTCGGGAAAGACTCGTATCTGACAAAAAAAGGCGAAATGCGCTGGGCCAAGAACGTGCGGCCGGAGTACTTCTGGTACAACGGCTCGATCCAGACGATGACGGTTCGTGACACCATCGATCCGGCAAGCATCGTGCCGGTGAGCCGTCAACTGGGTGACCGGAACGATCCCAGGGCCCGCATCTATCCTTTCAAGGTTCATCGGGGCAAACAGCCATATGACACGGCCGACAACCGGTTGCTGGCGCCGCTTCTTTCCGGCGAGGAAGGGTACTGGACGACCTATGACTGGGATGATGCCTTCAAAAAAGGGATGAATGCCTTCGATCTGCCTTACTCCGGGAAGTTCGATTTTGTCGAAACCACCTATGTTTTTCCCATCACCCACATGGTGGCGCCGGAGGAGAAGGCCGTCGCTTGCCGGGAGTGCCATGTGCATGAAAGCGGACGGCTGGCGGCGCTGACCGGTTTTTATATGCCGGGGCGGGATCAGGTACGTCTCGTCAACCTGTTCGGCTGGCTGGCGGTTGTCGGCTCTCTGGCCGGCGTTGGACTGCACGGCCTGGGACGGTTTGTCGCCTCCCGGCGCAAGGAGGGGAAAAAATCATGA
- a CDS encoding cytochrome b/b6 domain-containing protein: MKDGMRNVYLYTRYERSWHWVQTALIIFLLFTGFEIQGLYSIFGFRRAVDLHNLFGLSWLIAFAFFVFWAFTTGEWKQYIPTTRKMFQVIRYYCLGIFLGEPHPVPKRKDAKHNPLQRLTYLGLAALLLPVQMGSGFLYWTYNQWPKMGLDFLSLEMVAVVHVAGAFAIFAFIIVHVYMTTTGHRVFSHIRAMITGWEEVEEDQAIAEWEKATRR, encoded by the coding sequence ATGAAAGACGGCATGCGGAACGTATATCTGTACACGCGGTATGAACGGTCCTGGCACTGGGTTCAGACGGCCCTGATCATCTTCCTGCTGTTCACCGGGTTTGAAATCCAGGGCTTGTATAGTATTTTCGGCTTCCGCCGGGCGGTTGATCTCCATAATCTCTTCGGTCTGTCCTGGCTCATCGCATTTGCCTTTTTTGTCTTCTGGGCCTTTACCACCGGTGAGTGGAAGCAATACATTCCCACTACCAGAAAAATGTTCCAGGTCATCCGCTATTACTGCCTGGGCATTTTTCTGGGGGAGCCCCATCCGGTGCCCAAGCGTAAAGACGCCAAGCACAATCCGCTCCAGCGGCTGACCTATCTCGGCCTGGCCGCCTTGCTGCTGCCGGTTCAGATGGGCTCAGGATTCCTCTATTGGACCTATAACCAGTGGCCGAAAATGGGATTGGACTTTCTTTCCCTGGAAATGGTGGCGGTCGTCCATGTCGCCGGCGCTTTTGCCATTTTTGCGTTCATTATCGTTCATGTTTACATGACGACCACCGGCCACCGCGTTTTCTCCCATATCCGGGCCATGATCACCGGATGGGAGGAGGTGGAGGAGGATCAGGCGATAGCGGAATGGGAAAAAGCAACGCGGCGATAG